The Caldisericota bacterium DNA segment CAAGATGTCCGAGGATCAATGGATACGTAGAAAGATCAAACAGAACACTACAGGAAGAATTCATCAACAACCACCTTAATCTATTAGCTACAGATATTAATGCATTCAACTCAAAACTAATCGATTACCTTATCTGGTATAATACTAAAAGAGTCCATAAAGGCATTAATAATTTGTCACCTATAGATTTTCTTAAAATATCATCCGGAGTCTCAAATGTATGTAACTCATACAATCTCTTGACATATGCGATAGACCCATCCGTATATGATGCTCAACCCTTTTTTCGATGGAATCCGTTTGAATTAACCTCAATGATTGATTTCAGCGAAAAGGTTATTGCAGATGTAGGTGCTGGTACTGGAAAGCTTACCTTTATTGCTGCTCCATATGCTAGAATAGTCTATGCAGTAGAGCCAGTTGGTAATTTACGAATTTATCTAAAAGAGAAGGCGCAGATGGAAAAACTGAAAAATGTGTTCCCTGTCGATGGCTTAATAACTGATATTTCATTTCCCAATGGCTTTTTTGATGTCTCGCTGGGAGGTTTTGTATTTGGTGATAATAAAGAGAATGAGTACCGTGAAATGGAACGAGTTACAAAGAAAGACGGTATAATTATATATTGTCCGGAAAATATTGATGCGGACAATGACGAACACCGCTTTTTGATTAATAAAGAATTTGAATGGGCAACATTTGAGACACCTGACGATGGAATGAAAAGAAAATACTGGAAGCATCTTGTTTGAGGCAATCTTTTTAGAATGAGTGGAACATGCACAATTGAAATATTCTATTTCCATTGTATTATGAGGTTATGAGAATACGAGTAAATTTTGAATGGCCAGAAGACATTTGCTATTTAGGGCATGTAGACTTTACGCGTACTGTTGCTCGCGGACTGAGGAGAACATCCCTTCCATTAAAATTTACAGAAGGATTTAAC contains these protein-coding regions:
- a CDS encoding integrase core domain-containing protein is translated as RCPRINGYVERSNRTLQEEFINNHLNLLATDINAFNSKLIDYLIWYNTKRVHKGINNLSPIDFLKISSGVSNVCNSYNLLTYAIDPSVYDAQPFFRWNPFELTSMIDFSEKVIADVGAGTGKLTFIAAPYARIVYAVEPVGNLRIYLKEKAQMEKLKNVFPVDGLITDISFPNGFFDVSLGGFVFGDNKENEYREMERVTKKDGIIIYCPENIDADNDEHRFLINKEFEWATFETPDDGMKRKYWKHLV